The Streptomyces sp. NBC_01275 genome has a segment encoding these proteins:
- a CDS encoding GMC family oxidoreductase, giving the protein MPENTHDHEHDHEHDHEHDHEHDHEHDHDEHEYDYVVIGGGTAGSVIASRLTENPDVTVAVIEGGPSDVGRDDVLTLRRWTGLLGGELDYDYPTTEQPRGNSHIRHSRARVLGGCSSHNTLIAFKPLPSDWDEWEAAGARGWGSISMEAYYARLLNNIVPVDEKDRNAVARDFVDAARKALGVPRVEGFNKAPFTDGVGFFDLAYHPEDNKRSSASVAYLHPVMDERPNLTILLETWAHRLELSPHKRAEGVHVRTKDGAEILVRARREVVLCAGAVDSPRLLLHSGVGPRADLEALGIPVAHELPGVGENLLDHPESVIVWETYGPIPENSAMDSDAGLFVHRDPEHPGPDLMFHFYQVPFTDNPERLGYERPEFGVSMTPNIPKPRSRGRLYLTSADPSVKPALDFRYFTDEDDYDGRALVDGIRIAREVAKTEPLAGWLKREVAPGPQITDDAELSEYARKVAHTVYHPAGTCRMGSPDDELAVVDPQLRIRGLDGIRIADASVFPTMPAVNPMIGVLMVGERAVDLIGGGA; this is encoded by the coding sequence ATGCCCGAGAACACCCACGACCATGAGCACGACCATGAGCACGACCATGAGCACGACCATGAGCACGACCATGAGCACGACCATGACGAGCATGAGTACGACTATGTAGTGATCGGAGGCGGCACCGCGGGCTCCGTCATCGCCTCCCGCCTCACCGAGAACCCCGACGTCACCGTCGCCGTCATCGAGGGCGGCCCCAGCGACGTGGGCCGGGACGACGTCCTGACCCTGCGCCGCTGGACGGGCCTGCTCGGCGGCGAGCTGGACTACGACTACCCGACGACCGAGCAGCCGCGCGGCAATTCCCACATCCGGCACAGCCGCGCCCGCGTCCTCGGCGGCTGCTCCTCCCACAACACCCTCATCGCCTTCAAGCCGCTGCCGTCCGACTGGGACGAGTGGGAGGCGGCCGGGGCGAGGGGCTGGGGCTCGATCTCGATGGAGGCGTACTACGCCCGGCTCCTCAACAACATCGTCCCGGTCGACGAGAAGGACCGCAACGCCGTCGCCCGCGACTTCGTCGACGCGGCCCGGAAGGCGCTGGGCGTCCCGCGCGTCGAGGGGTTCAACAAGGCGCCGTTCACCGACGGCGTCGGCTTCTTCGACCTCGCCTACCACCCGGAGGACAACAAGCGGTCGAGCGCGTCCGTCGCCTATCTGCACCCGGTGATGGACGAGCGCCCCAACCTGACGATCCTGCTGGAGACCTGGGCGCACCGCCTGGAGCTGAGCCCGCACAAGCGCGCGGAGGGCGTGCACGTCCGCACGAAGGACGGGGCGGAGATCCTCGTCCGGGCCCGCCGCGAGGTCGTGCTCTGCGCGGGCGCCGTCGACTCGCCCCGGCTGCTGCTGCACTCCGGCGTCGGCCCCAGGGCGGACCTGGAGGCCCTCGGCATCCCCGTCGCGCACGAACTGCCGGGCGTCGGCGAGAACCTCCTCGACCACCCCGAGTCGGTGATCGTCTGGGAGACCTACGGACCGATCCCGGAGAACTCCGCGATGGACTCCGACGCGGGCCTGTTCGTCCACCGCGACCCCGAACACCCCGGCCCGGACCTGATGTTCCACTTCTACCAGGTGCCGTTCACCGACAACCCCGAGCGACTGGGCTACGAGCGGCCCGAGTTCGGCGTCTCCATGACCCCGAACATCCCCAAGCCCCGCAGCCGGGGCCGCCTCTACCTGACCAGCGCCGACCCGTCCGTCAAACCCGCCCTGGACTTCCGGTACTTCACCGACGAGGACGACTACGACGGCCGTGCCCTCGTCGACGGGATCCGCATCGCCCGCGAGGTCGCGAAGACCGAGCCGCTGGCCGGCTGGCTCAAGCGCGAGGTGGCCCCCGGCCCGCAGATCACGGACGACGCCGAGCTGAGCGAGTACGCCCGCAAGGTCGCGCACACCGTGTACCACCCGGCGGGCACCTGCCGGATGGGCTCACCGGACGACGAACTCGCCGTGGTCGACCCGCAGTTGCGCATCCGTGGCCTGGACGGCATCCGGATCGCCGACGCCTCCGTCTTCCCGACCATGCCCGCCGTGAACCCGATGATCGGGGTGCTGATGGTCGGCGAGAGGGCCGTGGACCTGATCGGAGGCGGTGCGTGA
- a CDS encoding glycine betaine/L-proline ABC transporter ATP-binding protein produces MSSASGGPTASSTPSAAATPVFSVEGLWKVFGPKAGQIPADPELAGLAPAELRSRTGCTAAVRDVSFDVRKGEVFVVMGLSGSGKSTLVRCLTRLIEPTAGTIVVDGEDVRAMDRTRLRELRRHRAAMVFQHFGLLPHRTVLDNVAYGLEIQGVGRSERRARAQEVVVKVGLEGMEQRRPGQLSGGQRQRVGLARALAVDPEVLLFDEPFSALDPLIRRDMQEEVVRLHEEEGRTMVFITHDLSEALKLGDRIALMRDGRVVQLGTPEEIVGSPADDYVREFVRDVPREQVLTVRTAMRPASAEEAGRGPAVRPDATVSQAIEAVARSGAPARVMDAGRCLGVVDHERLLAVVAGTQPTSAQPTSTQPGTEPGAQPGTEPGAQPGTDPDPRLVRIAREEAV; encoded by the coding sequence ATGTCCAGTGCCTCCGGTGGCCCTACTGCTTCCAGCACCCCCAGCGCTGCCGCCACCCCCGTCTTCTCGGTCGAGGGCCTGTGGAAGGTGTTCGGCCCCAAGGCCGGCCAGATCCCCGCCGACCCGGAGCTGGCCGGGCTGGCCCCCGCCGAACTGCGCTCCCGCACCGGCTGCACGGCCGCCGTCCGGGACGTCTCCTTCGACGTCCGCAAGGGCGAGGTCTTCGTCGTGATGGGCCTGTCCGGCTCCGGCAAGTCGACCCTCGTACGCTGTCTGACCCGGCTGATCGAGCCGACGGCCGGCACGATCGTCGTCGACGGCGAGGACGTCCGCGCGATGGACCGCACCCGGCTGCGCGAACTGCGCCGGCACCGCGCCGCGATGGTCTTCCAGCACTTCGGCCTCCTCCCGCACCGCACGGTCCTCGACAACGTGGCGTACGGCCTGGAGATCCAGGGCGTGGGCCGCTCCGAGCGGCGGGCCCGGGCACAGGAGGTCGTCGTCAAGGTCGGCCTGGAGGGCATGGAGCAGCGCAGGCCGGGTCAGCTGTCCGGCGGCCAGCGGCAGCGGGTGGGCCTGGCCCGGGCCCTCGCCGTCGACCCCGAAGTCCTGCTCTTCGACGAGCCGTTCAGCGCGCTCGACCCGCTCATCCGGCGCGACATGCAGGAGGAGGTCGTCCGGCTGCACGAGGAGGAGGGCCGCACGATGGTCTTCATCACCCATGACCTGAGCGAGGCGTTGAAACTCGGCGACCGTATCGCGCTGATGCGGGACGGGCGGGTCGTCCAGCTGGGCACCCCGGAGGAGATCGTCGGCTCGCCCGCCGACGACTACGTCCGGGAGTTCGTCCGGGACGTGCCCCGTGAGCAGGTCCTGACGGTGCGTACGGCCATGCGGCCCGCGTCGGCGGAGGAGGCCGGCCGGGGTCCGGCGGTGCGTCCGGACGCGACGGTGTCCCAGGCGATCGAGGCGGTCGCCCGGTCGGGCGCCCCGGCCCGGGTCATGGACGCGGGCCGCTGCCTGGGCGTCGTCGACCACGAGCGCCTGCTCGCCGTCGTGGCCGGCACCCAGCCCACCAGCGCCCAGCCCACCAGCACCCAGCCCGGCACGGAACCCGGCGCCCAGCCCGGCACGGAACCCGGCGCCCAGCCCGGCACGGACCCGGACCCCCGTTTGGTGCGCATCGCCCGTGAGGAGGCGGTCTGA
- a CDS encoding ABC transporter permease subunit, protein MATLTAAVPRIALPGVLKRQAVRKLLLLAVCAAVLVPLANARWSSGSWPDALTVDLTRPLTGVSDWIIDNRDSHPLFLYFFGHVSNAVVLSVRAVYLVLLGAGWAGVTAVGALVAWRAAGVRTALGTAAAFLACGLLGMWTPTMQTLALMVVAVLASVAVGVLLGLAGGLSERLDRALRPVLDTMQVLPAFAYLLPVVLVFGIGVPAAVLATVVYAAPPMARLTALGLRGADPEVLEAVDSLGATGRQRLLTARIPLARKELLLGLNQTIMMALSMAVIASVIGGGGLGDRVYQALASVDVGAALAAGIPIVLLAVVLDRVTAAAGERSGGAPVGTSGGTGSSGRAGRTYALVAAVAVALAGRTAGRLDWPDSWTVAIAEPVNRTVGWMTDHLYSGVPVVGGTADWAGHFTTWILDPVRDGLQGLPWWAVLLLVAAVAWPIGTWRTALTAVLALAATGVLGVWEPSLDTLSQVLAAVAVTLVLGIATGVAAARSARCERLLRPVLDVFQTMPQFVYLIPVVALFGVGRAPAVAAAVVYALPAVVRITAQGLRQVDPAALESARSLGATGGQQLRQIQLPLARPALLLAVNQGVVLVLAVVIIGGLVGGGALGYDAVFGLAQGDLATGLVAGAAIVCLGLMLDRVTQPADRRAKKGA, encoded by the coding sequence ATGGCCACGCTGACCGCAGCCGTCCCCCGCATCGCCCTTCCCGGCGTCCTCAAGCGCCAGGCCGTCCGCAAGCTCCTGCTGCTCGCGGTCTGCGCGGCCGTCCTCGTTCCGCTGGCGAACGCTCGCTGGTCCAGCGGCAGTTGGCCGGACGCGCTCACCGTCGACCTCACCAGACCCCTCACCGGGGTCAGCGACTGGATCATCGACAACCGCGACAGCCATCCGCTGTTCCTCTACTTCTTCGGCCATGTCAGCAACGCGGTCGTCCTCTCCGTACGCGCCGTCTATCTGGTGCTGCTCGGGGCCGGCTGGGCCGGTGTCACCGCGGTGGGCGCGCTCGTCGCCTGGCGGGCGGCCGGGGTGCGGACGGCGCTGGGCACGGCGGCCGCGTTCCTGGCCTGCGGGCTGCTCGGCATGTGGACGCCGACGATGCAGACGCTCGCTCTGATGGTCGTGGCGGTCCTCGCGTCCGTCGCCGTGGGCGTGCTCCTCGGCCTGGCCGGAGGCCTCTCCGAGCGCCTCGACCGCGCCCTGCGCCCGGTCCTCGACACCATGCAGGTGCTGCCGGCCTTCGCCTACCTCCTGCCCGTCGTGCTCGTCTTCGGCATCGGCGTGCCCGCGGCCGTCCTCGCCACCGTCGTCTACGCCGCCCCGCCCATGGCCCGGCTCACCGCGCTCGGTCTGCGCGGCGCCGACCCGGAGGTCCTGGAGGCGGTGGACTCGCTGGGCGCGACCGGACGCCAGCGCCTGCTGACCGCCCGGATCCCGCTGGCCCGCAAGGAACTCCTCCTCGGCCTCAATCAGACGATCATGATGGCCCTGTCGATGGCGGTCATCGCGTCGGTGATCGGCGGCGGCGGCCTCGGCGACCGCGTCTACCAGGCGCTGGCCTCGGTCGACGTCGGCGCGGCCCTCGCGGCCGGAATCCCGATCGTGCTGCTCGCGGTCGTCCTGGACCGGGTGACGGCCGCGGCGGGGGAGCGGTCGGGCGGCGCGCCGGTCGGCACGTCCGGCGGCACAGGGTCATCGGGGCGCGCGGGACGGACGTACGCCCTCGTCGCCGCCGTGGCCGTCGCGCTCGCGGGCCGGACGGCCGGCCGGCTCGACTGGCCCGACTCCTGGACGGTCGCCATCGCCGAGCCGGTCAACCGGACCGTCGGCTGGATGACCGACCACCTCTACTCCGGCGTCCCCGTCGTCGGCGGCACCGCGGACTGGGCCGGACACTTCACCACCTGGATCCTCGACCCCGTCCGGGACGGACTGCAGGGCCTGCCCTGGTGGGCGGTGCTGCTGCTGGTCGCGGCCGTCGCCTGGCCGATCGGCACCTGGCGCACCGCGCTCACCGCCGTCCTCGCCCTGGCCGCGACCGGCGTGCTCGGCGTGTGGGAGCCGTCCCTGGACACCCTCTCCCAGGTGCTGGCCGCCGTCGCCGTCACCCTCGTCCTCGGCATCGCGACCGGCGTCGCGGCCGCCCGCAGCGCCCGCTGCGAACGGCTGCTGCGGCCCGTCCTGGACGTCTTCCAGACGATGCCGCAGTTCGTGTACCTGATCCCGGTCGTCGCCCTGTTCGGCGTCGGCCGCGCCCCGGCGGTCGCCGCGGCCGTCGTCTACGCGCTGCCCGCCGTCGTCCGCATCACCGCGCAGGGCCTGCGCCAGGTCGACCCGGCGGCCCTGGAGTCGGCCCGCTCGCTGGGCGCGACCGGCGGCCAGCAGCTGCGCCAGATCCAACTCCCGCTCGCCCGGCCCGCGTTGCTGCTCGCCGTCAACCAGGGCGTGGTCCTCGTCCTCGCCGTCGTCATCATCGGCGGCCTGGTCGGCGGCGGCGCGCTCGGCTACGACGCCGTCTTCGGCCTCGCCCAGGGCGACCTCGCCACCGGTCTGGTGGCCGGCGCCGCGATCGTCTGCCTCGGCCTGATGCTCGACCGGGTGACCCAGCCCGCCGACCGACGCGCCAAGAAGGGAGCGTGA
- a CDS encoding ABC transporter substrate-binding protein — translation MRVRTTAAVASLVLLTGCGAADMTKQASPFANAQGAKTLTLSVQSWVGAQSNVAVAQYLLEHELGYRVDTVQVDEVPAWDALSQGRVDAILEDWGHPDQEKRYVDDKKTIARGGDLGVTGHIGWYVPTYFAEQHPDVTDWKNLDKYASLFRTAESGGKGQLMDGSPSYVTNDKALVDNLDLDYQVVFAGSEAAQITQMKQFAKEKKPFLTYWYAPQWLFKKVPMTEVKLPAYKEGCDVDAAKVACGYPHTPLQKYLNADFAKDGGRAAAFLKKFKWTTEDQNEVSLMIADQKLTPEEAAKKWVDGHASTWKTWLS, via the coding sequence ATGCGCGTGCGTACGACCGCTGCCGTGGCGTCGCTGGTCCTGCTGACCGGCTGCGGCGCCGCCGACATGACCAAGCAGGCGTCCCCCTTCGCGAACGCCCAGGGCGCGAAGACCCTGACCCTGTCCGTCCAGTCCTGGGTGGGCGCACAGTCCAACGTGGCCGTCGCCCAGTACCTGTTGGAGCACGAGCTCGGCTACCGCGTCGACACCGTCCAGGTCGACGAGGTCCCCGCCTGGGACGCGCTCAGCCAGGGCCGGGTCGACGCGATCCTGGAGGACTGGGGCCACCCCGACCAGGAGAAGCGCTACGTCGACGACAAGAAGACGATCGCCCGCGGCGGCGACCTCGGCGTCACCGGGCACATCGGCTGGTACGTCCCCACCTACTTCGCCGAGCAGCACCCGGACGTCACGGACTGGAAGAACCTCGACAAGTACGCGTCCCTCTTCCGCACCGCCGAGAGCGGCGGCAAGGGCCAGCTCATGGACGGCTCCCCGTCCTACGTCACCAACGACAAGGCCCTGGTGGACAACCTGGACCTCGACTACCAGGTGGTGTTCGCCGGTTCCGAGGCCGCCCAGATCACCCAGATGAAGCAGTTCGCCAAGGAGAAGAAGCCCTTCCTCACCTACTGGTACGCCCCGCAGTGGCTGTTCAAGAAGGTCCCGATGACCGAGGTGAAGCTCCCGGCGTACAAGGAGGGCTGCGACGTGGACGCGGCGAAGGTCGCCTGCGGCTATCCGCACACCCCGCTGCAGAAGTACCTCAACGCCGACTTCGCGAAGGACGGCGGCAGGGCGGCCGCCTTCCTGAAGAAGTTCAAGTGGACGACCGAGGACCAGAACGAGGTGTCCCTGATGATCGCCGACCAGAAGCTGACCCCCGAGGAGGCGGCGAAGAAGTGGGTGGACGGCCACGCCTCGACGTGGAAGACGTGGCTGTCCTGA
- a CDS encoding isocitrate lyase/phosphoenolpyruvate mutase family protein, translating into MNGVEVFRALHRGRLPDDPLILPGPWDAASARSLAEAGFPALATPSAGVAASLGYEDGETPADEMFAAVARIVRAVDVPVSADVEDGYGLAPKELVERLLETGAVGCNLEDSDRGVLKDPRAHAEWLAEVRSAAGRRLFVNARVDTFVYGDGNPERAIERAALYVAAGVDCVYPFGVPAEVLPLLRSGIQGPINVFARLGGEGPSAAELTGLGELGATRVTFGPGLQRWAASALEGMADRLRR; encoded by the coding sequence GTGAACGGGGTCGAGGTCTTTCGCGCACTGCATCGAGGGCGGCTGCCCGACGACCCCCTGATCCTGCCCGGGCCCTGGGACGCGGCCAGCGCGCGGTCGCTCGCGGAGGCCGGGTTTCCGGCGCTCGCCACGCCCAGCGCCGGCGTCGCCGCCTCGCTCGGGTACGAGGACGGCGAGACCCCGGCCGACGAGATGTTCGCGGCGGTCGCCCGGATCGTGCGGGCGGTGGACGTGCCGGTGTCGGCGGACGTCGAGGACGGCTACGGGCTCGCCCCGAAGGAACTGGTCGAGCGGCTCCTGGAGACCGGAGCCGTGGGCTGCAACCTGGAGGACTCCGACAGGGGCGTCCTCAAGGACCCGCGGGCGCATGCCGAGTGGCTCGCCGAGGTGCGGTCCGCGGCCGGCCGCCGGCTCTTCGTCAACGCCCGGGTCGACACCTTCGTGTACGGGGACGGGAACCCCGAACGAGCCATCGAACGGGCCGCGCTGTACGTCGCCGCGGGCGTCGACTGCGTGTACCCGTTCGGCGTCCCGGCGGAGGTGCTGCCCCTGCTGCGGTCCGGGATCCAGGGCCCGATCAACGTGTTCGCCCGGCTGGGCGGCGAAGGCCCCTCGGCCGCCGAGCTCACCGGACTCGGTGAACTCGGGGCCACCCGCGTGACGTTCGGGCCGGGGCTGCAGCGCTGGGCGGCGTCGGCCCTGGAGGGGATGGCCGACCGTCTCCGGCGGTAG
- a CDS encoding carboxymuconolactone decarboxylase family protein, which translates to MSRTLPARRTALLDREVGQAMSRLSAVAKKGLDDPALAELVVIRASQLNHCAFCLDMHLGIARAHGVSEQRLALLAAWEEAGDGVYDARERAALALTEAVTELTEGFVPDAVYERAAMHFDDTRLAHLIGLIVAINNWNRVMVARRVPPGGYTP; encoded by the coding sequence ATGAGCCGTACCCTGCCTGCCCGCCGTACCGCGCTCCTGGACCGCGAGGTCGGGCAGGCCATGTCCCGGCTCAGCGCGGTCGCGAAGAAGGGGCTCGACGATCCGGCGCTCGCCGAGCTGGTCGTGATCCGGGCCTCGCAGCTCAACCACTGCGCGTTCTGCCTGGACATGCACCTGGGGATCGCCCGCGCCCACGGGGTGAGCGAGCAGCGGCTGGCTCTGCTGGCCGCCTGGGAGGAGGCCGGGGACGGGGTCTACGACGCCCGGGAGCGGGCGGCGCTCGCGCTGACGGAGGCGGTGACCGAGCTGACGGAGGGCTTCGTGCCGGACGCGGTGTACGAGCGGGCGGCCATGCACTTCGACGACACGCGCCTCGCGCATCTCATCGGGCTGATCGTCGCGATCAACAACTGGAACCGGGTGATGGTCGCTCGCCGGGTCCCGCCGGGGGGTTACACGCCGTGA
- a CDS encoding carboxymuconolactone decarboxylase family protein — translation MTTEEPLEYAPEPTQRLQWAQHAPEVYKAMVRLEAAARRGLEPRLYELVKIRASQINHCAFCLDMHTKDALAAGESVERIVQLTAWEESRHFYTEKELAAVELTEAVTVLTDGFVPDAVYERAAKHFEEAELAQLIAAIAAINAWNRFGVTTRMTPGHYQAGQHG, via the coding sequence ATGACCACCGAGGAACCGCTTGAGTACGCACCCGAACCCACCCAGCGTCTGCAATGGGCCCAGCACGCCCCCGAGGTCTACAAGGCGATGGTCCGGCTGGAGGCGGCCGCCCGGCGCGGTCTCGAACCGAGGCTGTACGAGCTGGTGAAGATCCGCGCCTCGCAGATCAACCACTGCGCGTTCTGTCTCGACATGCACACCAAGGACGCGCTCGCCGCGGGGGAGAGCGTGGAGCGGATCGTGCAGCTCACCGCGTGGGAGGAGTCCCGGCACTTCTACACGGAGAAGGAGCTGGCGGCCGTCGAGCTGACGGAGGCCGTGACCGTCCTCACGGACGGCTTCGTGCCGGACGCGGTGTACGAGCGGGCCGCGAAGCACTTCGAGGAGGCCGAACTGGCCCAGCTGATCGCCGCGATCGCCGCGATCAACGCCTGGAACCGGTTCGGGGTGACCACCCGGATGACGCCGGGTCACTACCAGGCGGGACAGCACGGATGA
- a CDS encoding PLP-dependent aminotransferase family protein has protein sequence MVNSWATFGVDLHLEPTGPGLRRGLTDALREAVRTGRLAPGTRLPPSRSLAADLGIARNTVADAYADLVAEGWLTARQGSGTRVAAGVATGAASPHGEPSPSGAAFPPGAPAGSGVRPGSAAAPATTGPVSRPHEPDRPVHDLRPGMPDLASFPRTEWLKAARRALNSAPYHAFGYGDPRGRIELRTALAGYLARARGVRTDPERILVCGGISHGLKILGTVLAARGVPTVAVESYVLRWHRALLGAAGLSDTPLPFDELGTDPGELSDEGAVLLTPAHQFPMGVPLHRDRRAAVVEWARRTGGLVVEDDYDGEFRYDRQPVGALQGLDPEHVVYLGTASKSLAPGLRLAWMALPPGLAGEAVEAKGGIDTCGVLDQLTLAEFIASGAYDRHIRAARLRYRRRRDALVAELARRAPSVRATGIAAGLHVVLRLPSGTEQATLRAAAWHGLAVDGLHRHRHPDATAEPCDALVVGYGTPPDHAWSAALDALCAALPE, from the coding sequence ATGGTGAATTCCTGGGCCACTTTCGGCGTCGACCTGCATCTGGAGCCGACCGGTCCCGGTCTGCGCCGGGGCCTGACCGACGCCCTGCGCGAGGCCGTCCGCACCGGCCGGCTGGCCCCCGGCACCCGGCTGCCCCCCTCCCGCTCCCTCGCCGCCGACCTGGGCATCGCCCGCAACACGGTCGCCGACGCCTACGCCGATCTCGTCGCCGAGGGCTGGCTCACCGCCCGCCAGGGCTCGGGCACGCGCGTGGCGGCGGGAGTGGCGACGGGGGCGGCCTCCCCGCACGGCGAGCCTTCCCCGTCCGGCGCGGCTTTCCCGCCCGGCGCGCCTGCCGGGTCCGGCGTCCGGCCGGGGAGCGCGGCCGCCCCCGCGACCACCGGCCCCGTGTCCCGCCCCCATGAGCCCGACCGCCCCGTCCACGACCTGCGCCCCGGCATGCCCGACCTCGCCTCCTTCCCGCGCACGGAGTGGCTCAAGGCCGCCCGCCGCGCCCTGAACTCGGCCCCCTATCACGCCTTCGGCTACGGCGACCCCCGCGGCCGCATCGAACTGCGCACCGCCCTCGCCGGCTATCTCGCCCGGGCCCGGGGCGTGCGCACCGACCCCGAGCGGATCCTGGTGTGCGGCGGGATCTCCCACGGCCTGAAGATCCTCGGCACGGTCCTCGCCGCACGCGGGGTGCCCACGGTCGCCGTGGAGTCCTACGTGCTGCGCTGGCACCGCGCTCTGCTGGGTGCGGCCGGTCTGAGCGACACACCGCTGCCCTTCGACGAACTGGGCACGGACCCCGGCGAGTTGAGCGACGAGGGGGCGGTACTGCTCACCCCCGCCCACCAGTTCCCGATGGGCGTGCCCCTGCACCGCGACCGGCGGGCGGCCGTCGTGGAGTGGGCGCGGCGCACCGGCGGCCTGGTCGTGGAGGACGACTACGACGGCGAGTTCCGCTACGACCGCCAGCCCGTGGGCGCGCTCCAGGGACTGGACCCCGAGCACGTCGTCTACCTCGGGACCGCCAGCAAGTCCCTCGCCCCCGGTCTGCGGCTGGCCTGGATGGCACTGCCGCCCGGACTGGCGGGGGAGGCGGTGGAGGCGAAGGGCGGCATCGACACCTGCGGGGTGCTCGACCAGCTGACCCTGGCCGAGTTCATCGCCTCCGGCGCGTACGACCGCCACATCCGGGCCGCCCGTCTGCGCTACCGCCGCCGCCGGGACGCCCTGGTGGCCGAACTCGCCCGCCGAGCCCCCTCGGTCCGCGCCACCGGCATCGCGGCCGGCCTGCACGTGGTGCTGCGGCTCCCGTCCGGCACCGAGCAGGCGACGCTGCGGGCGGCGGCCTGGCACGGCCTCGCGGTGGACGGACTGCACCGCCACCGCCACCCCGACGCGACCGCCGAGCCCTGCGACGCGCTGGTCGTGGGGTACGGCACACCGCCGGACCACGCTTGGTCGGCAGCGCTGGACGCGTTGTGCGCGGCCTTGCCCGAATAG
- a CDS encoding carboxymuconolactone decarboxylase family protein, whose amino-acid sequence MSTSDSAPRVALKKITPAVSSAMGSLHGAAVSAAQDAKVEPELLELIRIRASQINGCAFCLDMHTKDARAQGEAEQRIYALNAWRETPFFTERERAALALTEAVTLVHDGRVPDDVYAEAAEVFDEAQIAALIWAATVINAYNRIAIATRMAPGAYQPAQK is encoded by the coding sequence ATGAGCACAAGTGATTCCGCACCCCGTGTCGCCCTCAAGAAAATCACCCCCGCCGTGTCCTCGGCGATGGGCTCCCTGCACGGAGCCGCTGTTTCCGCCGCCCAGGACGCCAAGGTCGAGCCGGAACTCCTGGAACTGATCAGGATCCGCGCCTCGCAGATCAACGGCTGCGCCTTCTGCCTCGACATGCACACCAAGGACGCCCGCGCCCAGGGCGAGGCCGAGCAGCGGATCTACGCGCTGAACGCCTGGCGGGAGACCCCCTTCTTCACCGAACGCGAGCGCGCCGCACTGGCGTTGACCGAGGCCGTGACCCTGGTCCACGACGGCCGCGTCCCGGACGACGTCTACGCCGAGGCCGCGGAGGTCTTCGACGAGGCGCAGATCGCGGCGCTGATCTGGGCAGCCACCGTCATCAACGCGTACAACCGGATCGCGATCGCGACCCGGATGGCTCCGGGGGCTTATCAGCCCGCTCAGAAGTAG
- a CDS encoding aminotransferase class IV, whose translation MLAWTPQHGLKAAGPGAERRLLVADSWLVRDGRMRGPDRHRERFLRSCAECDGPPLRRLLEFWQDMTAALPRTGDWFPRVELTAESPELRLLLRPAPPLGSEVRLWAAGQPDPRAVPRRKGPDLAALAQVRRRAADRGAQEAVLVTPSGVVLESATASVLWWEDDTLCLPAARLPVLPGVTMGLVRERAVRLGVPVAHRERALAELDGREVWLVNALHGIRPVTGWTGEAMTAGPATRAAEWREWLDGLMQPLPDK comes from the coding sequence CTGTTGGCGTGGACGCCCCAGCACGGCCTGAAGGCCGCCGGTCCAGGGGCCGAACGGCGGCTGCTCGTCGCGGACTCCTGGCTGGTGCGCGACGGCCGGATGCGCGGCCCGGACCGGCACCGGGAGCGTTTCCTGCGGTCCTGCGCCGAGTGCGACGGGCCGCCGCTGCGCCGGCTCCTCGAGTTCTGGCAGGACATGACGGCGGCCCTGCCGCGCACAGGCGACTGGTTCCCCCGCGTCGAACTCACCGCGGAATCACCGGAGTTGCGGCTGCTGCTGCGCCCCGCTCCCCCGCTCGGCTCCGAGGTGCGGCTCTGGGCGGCGGGGCAGCCCGATCCGCGTGCCGTCCCCCGTCGCAAGGGCCCGGACCTGGCCGCCCTGGCCCAGGTCCGACGGCGGGCGGCCGACAGGGGCGCTCAGGAGGCGGTGCTGGTCACGCCGTCCGGTGTGGTGCTGGAGTCGGCCACCGCCAGCGTCCTGTGGTGGGAGGACGACACCCTGTGCCTGCCGGCGGCCCGGCTGCCCGTCCTGCCCGGCGTGACCATGGGCCTCGTCCGCGAACGGGCCGTGCGCCTCGGCGTCCCCGTCGCCCACCGCGAGCGGGCCCTGGCGGAACTGGACGGCCGTGAGGTGTGGCTGGTCAACGCGCTGCACGGAATCCGGCCGGTGACGGGCTGGACGGGAGAAGCGATGACGGCCGGTCCCGCGACGCGGGCGGCGGAATGGCGGGAGTGGCTGGACGGATTGATGCAACCGCTTCCGGATAAATAG